The window AATTATACCCGCAAACAGCATGTGGAGAGAAAAAGAAATGAACTGGACATCTCGCTAGACTCTACGCTATAGCTGTGCACCATTTACGGAGGAACTATGAATTTCGAATTGAAAAAAGAACATCTTCACACTACTTCAGCTGATCTTGTTGTCGTTGGCTGCTTTCAGGATACAACACCTAGCATGCAAGCCGCAGACGGTGGAAAAAATCTGGATAAACTTTTTGATGCAAAACTTTCTGAGATCTTGAAGCACTCGGCTTTTGGTGGGAAATTACTCGAAACACAAACCATTTACACTCATAAAATAATACGGGCTCAAAACATTCTTGTCATTGGCCTGGGTGAAAAAGAAAAACTTTGCCTCGAATCACTTCAACTTCTGGCAGCACAAATTCAACGTGAAGCCTTAAAGCTTGGCGCAAAAACAGTTGCTCTTGTTTTGGAAGAAAAAAAGATAAAAAAGTTTTCAGCAGAAGCTCGCTTAAGCGCAATGGTTCAAGGTTTCCTCTTGGGCAGCTACAGTTTCAATCGTTACAAAACAGAACAAGAAAACAAACCTCAGCTTACCGCAATTAGTTTTTTGTGTTCGTCCACCAAAAAAAGTTTGCACACCGCAATAGATACAGCACGCGCAATTGCAGATGGCATCACGCTTACCCGAGACCTCATCAACATTCCTTCAAACGATCTCACGCCAACTCTCTTGGCTAAAGAAGCCGAAAAAGTGGCAAAGCGTCACAAGCTTTTTGTTGATATTTGGGATGAAGCAAAAATAAAAAAAGAAAAGATGACGGCGCATCTTGCGGTTTCACAAGCATCTGCCGAGAAGCCAACTTTTATTCATCTTCGCTACAAAGCAAAAAATGCAAAGGCAAGCATTGCCCTTGTGGGAAAAGGTGTCACCTTTGATACCGGCGGTATCTCGCTGAAGCCACCCAAAGGCATGTGGGAAATGAAAGGCGACATGGGCGGAGCCGGAACGGTGTTGGGTATTATGGAAGCCATCGCCCAAACAAAACCGAATGTGAATGTGGATGCCTACATTCCATCGGCGGAAAACATGCCCGGCGGAAAAGCCTTTAAACCTGGCGATATCATCCGCGCGCGCAATCAAAAAACAATTGAAATTCTTTCCACCGACGCTGAAGGCCGCTTGCTACTTGCAGATGCGCTTGATTACGCGTCTGATTTCAAACACGACTACATTATCGACTTCGCAACTCTCACTGGCGGAGCACCTATTGCCCTTGGTGAACTCTATGCGGCTCTGCTGGTAAACGATGAACAGCTTGGCAAAAAACTTTTAGCTTCTGCAAAAGCCACTGAAGAATATATGTGGAAACTTCCCCTCGAACAAAAATATTTAAAAACCATCCAGACCGGACCTGCAGATTTGATGAATGCTGGCGGTTCGCGTGCTCAAACCATCACAGCAGGTTTATTTTTGAGTCAGTTTGTAAAAGATAAAAAATGGGCACATCTTGATATCGCAGCTTGTTCAGATACCGACAAAGACAGCTTACTCTGCCCCAAAGGTGGAACGGGTGCGTTGGTACAAAGCTTTGTGCACTTCTTACATTCCTTCTCCGGGAAATGATGTTGAGCAATAGTTCAATGGGACAATAGGGCAATGGTCTTTGGTTTGTCAGGAATGACACACTCTTTGTCGTCCTGAATGAAATGAAGGACCTCCTCTGACAATTTCATATTTTTTCGAAATAATACGATAATTGTAGAGACGCATTGCAAAGCGTCTCTATGAATACTTCATCATGGAATAATAATGTTTTTCTTAGGTCTTTGACTGAAAACGTTTGAGGCCAATCATGGTGGAAGGATTTTCTCCAAGAAGAGAAACAAAAGTTGTGGGAGAGTTTTTAGAATAAGTGTCTGAAGGTTTTGAAGGCGCTGGAGATTTTTTTCCTTCACTCAGCAAGCTATCTCCACGTGGAGACAAAGGCTTGTTGATATTGAGCAGTGAGCTAAGTTTAAATCCCATAGGTCCCATTTCTCCTTCTCCCTATTCTCGGCCTACTGTACCCCAAAAGTTGCGTAATCCAAAATTTTTTCTTTAAAATGGCTAAAAAATTTAAAAAAACTGAATATTCTTAAGGCATTCCTTGTAAAAAAGCCTCAAAATGAAACGCTGTCCCAAGGTCAAAAGGACCAGCTCTAACTACATCAAGATCCAGTGATAAGATAAACTTCTCACTCGCCTTCAGAGCCTTCTTCATTGCTATCAGCTGAAAGAGGGTAAAAGTTTCTTTCAACATGCATTAACATGATAAACTCTTGATTTTTAATGATTTTTCATCAATATTCCACTGCCAATTTTCTTGACCTTTGAGTGGGAAGTCATTAGAGACAACTCACTTTATCCACCGGAGACTAAGAATGCGCGGTTTATTTATCAGTTTTGAGGGCATTGAAGGCTCGGGAAAAAGCACGCAAATTGCGCTTGTTGCTGAATACTTGAAAGAAAAAAAGAAAAACTTTGTGCTCACACGCGAGCCTGGCGGAACCAGTATTGGCAATGAAATCCGCAGCATCTTACTCAAACCCGAACACAAGAACATGCACCCCATCACCGAGCTTTTATTATACGAAGCTTCACGATGCCAGCATATTGCTGAAGTGATTGAACCAGCATTATTCGAAGGAAAAATTGTTCTCTGTGATCGTTACGCCGATGCAACAACGGCTTATCAAGGTGCAGCGCGAAAACTGAAAAGTGAAACCATTGAAAACATGCACCAAGCAGCAACCGACGGACTCATGCCGCAACTCACTTTCCTTTTTGACTTCGATGCCAAAATGGGATTGACGCGAGCACGCATCAGAAACAAGCAAGAGGCAAACGCAAACGAAGGCAGATTTGAAGACGAACAGCTTCAATTTCACGAAGCCGTACGCAGCGCTTATCTTCAGATCGCAAAAAATGAACCTGAACGCGTAAAAATTATTGATGCAAGCGGTTCTCCCGAAAAAGTTTTTGAACAAGTGAAAAAAATTCTCGATACTTTTTTCACATCGAAAAAAAAGTGAGTATCAACAATTATGTGGGAAGAAATTAAAGGCCATCAAATACAAAAGCGATTGCTGAAAAAAGCAATTGCTGAAAAGAAACTTGCTTACGCATATCTTTTTTCAGGTCACAAAGGTGTAGGGAAAACACTGATGGCCACTCAGTTTGCCACTGCTCTCTTAACTGACGAAATGCATGAAACGCAAGCTGAGAGAATTTCAAAACGCATCCAAGAGAATCAGCATCCAGATTTTTTCCAACTGGAAGCCGAAAAGGAAAGCATCAAAATTGGACAAGTGAGAAATCTCACCAGCAAATTGCAATATCATCCGCTGGAATCCACTCGAAAAGTAGTCATCATCAAACAAGCCGAACTTTTAACCGAGTCAGCCGCAAATGCTTTGCTGAAAACACTTGAAGAGCCACCGCCTCAAACGCACTTTATTCTCATCACCAATCTTCCGTACAAAGTGTTGGCAACTATTCGCTCGCGCTGTCAGCATATTCGTTTTTCTCCACTCGGAGAATCTCTTGTGAGCAAGTACTTGCAAAAGGAAAAAAATATCGAAGCTGAAACTGCTGATCAACTTGCCAAGATTTCGCAAGGCAGCATTGGCACTGCAAAAGAACTTGATCCACGTTTTATTCGCTCGGTCATCGAACGTTTTCAAGCGCTCTCTGACAAAGGAAGTGCAGCTGACATTATTGCACTGAGTGAGGAATGGGCAAGAGATGAACAGACTGGTCTCATTCTAGAACTGCTTGCCAGCTGGTATCGCGATTTGCTGTATTATCAACAAACTCAAGATGAACATGGCCTCATTTACAAAGAAGCCAAAGCAGCCCATGTCAGCAATGACTACGCAGACAAATCGCTGCACTCAATTATGGAAACAAGAAAATTGCTCCACACCACTGCAAATAAACAGTTGCTGTTCGAGCAGTTGTTGTTTACGCTTAAAGGATAGTATGGAAACTTCTTCTCAAGAACAACAAGCCAGCAAACCTGCTGAAACAAAGCATTTCGTCGGCATCCAGTTTCATTCTGCCGGTGAAATTGTGGTGTGCTCTGCAAAAGAATTTGAGTTTAAACAAGGCGAACAAGTGCTGATTCAATCTCAGCAAGGCAAAAAACTTGGCACGGTCATCAAAGCTTCTTACGACAAAGCGCCGCAACAAGAAGAAATTCCGCAAATTCTTCACGTGGCCACAAAAGAAGACATTGCACACGATAGAGCACTGAAAGAAAAAGCTTTGGAATACTTGGCAGTGTGTGAACAAAAAGTAAAAGAGCGAAAACTTCCCATGAAACTGACGCTTGCCGAAATTGTTGAAAATGGACGAAAAGCCATGTTCACTTTTTTTGCAGAAGATCGCGTTGATTTCAGAGCTTTGGTGAAAGACTTAGCCACAAGCTTGCGACTTCGCATCGAAATGAAGCAAATCGGCGCACGTGACGAAGCAAAATACAAAGGCTGCCTCGGTGCATGTGGGCAGGTAAGCACATGCTGTTCCACTTTTTTGCGAAGCTTCAAGTCTATATCTATCGGCATGGCTAAAAACCAAGGCCTCTCGCCAAATCCTGCAAAGCTTACGGGAATGTGTGGAAGATTAAAATGTTGCCTCGCTTACGAAAATGAACAGTACAAAGAAAACAGAAAAGGCCTCTTCAAAATTTCGTCTGTAGTTTCCACACCAAAAGGCAGCGGCACTATTTTTAACATTGATATTTTAAAACGAACCTACTCAGTCCGACTCGATGAAGGCGGCGAAGATATTTTTTCTGCAAACGATTGCAGCAAACTAGAAGGCGCAAAGCAAATTGCAAGAGAACGCGTGATGTCTCAGAGACAAAGTGAAGAAAAGAAAAAGGGTGAACTTCAACGCGAACGACAAGAAAAATTTGAAAAACGCATCGAAGAAAAAAAACGAAAAATAAGTTCAAAACCGTCAGCTCCTCGCAACAATCAAAAGCAAGGACCAAAAAGAAACAATAGACAAAAACCACATGCTAAAACTCCTGCGCCTCCTAAAGAAAACAAAAGCTAAGACTATGAAGAACAGCCCATACTACATCACAACGGCGATCGACTATGTGAACAGCACTCCACATATTGGAACCGCTTACGAAAAAATTGGCGCCGATATTCTTGCACGTTTTCATCGCATGCTTGGCTATGATGTTCGTTTCCAAATGGGAAATGACGAACACAGCATCAACGTCTACAAAGCGGCAAAAGAAAAAGGGCTTTCCCCAAAAGCTTATTGTGATGAAATGAGAAAAAAGTTTGAGGCAACGTGGAAAGAGCTCAACATTTCTTATGACGGCTTCATTCAAACTTCGGATGAGCATCATGAAAAAGGAGTTCAAAAACTTTTTCAAACTATTTTAGATAATGGCGATATTTATTCTTCAAAATATGAAGGCTGGTATTGCGATTCTTGCGAAGCTTATTACACTGAAAAAGATTTGGTGGATAAAAAATGTCCTCAACATAAAACCGAGGCCAGATGGATCTCGGAGGACAACTATTTTTTTGCGCTTCGTAAATATCAAAACAAACTTCAAAAGTATATTGAGAAAAATCCAGATTTTATTCAGCCTGCAAAAAGACGAAATGAAATTTTAGGTTTGCTTCGTGAAGGCCTAGAAGATGTTTCAGTTTCACGCTCTTCTTTCAATTGGGGCATAACACTTCCCA is drawn from Deltaproteobacteria bacterium CG11_big_fil_rev_8_21_14_0_20_42_23 and contains these coding sequences:
- a CDS encoding leucyl aminopeptidase; protein product: MNFELKKEHLHTTSADLVVVGCFQDTTPSMQAADGGKNLDKLFDAKLSEILKHSAFGGKLLETQTIYTHKIIRAQNILVIGLGEKEKLCLESLQLLAAQIQREALKLGAKTVALVLEEKKIKKFSAEARLSAMVQGFLLGSYSFNRYKTEQENKPQLTAISFLCSSTKKSLHTAIDTARAIADGITLTRDLINIPSNDLTPTLLAKEAEKVAKRHKLFVDIWDEAKIKKEKMTAHLAVSQASAEKPTFIHLRYKAKNAKASIALVGKGVTFDTGGISLKPPKGMWEMKGDMGGAGTVLGIMEAIAQTKPNVNVDAYIPSAENMPGGKAFKPGDIIRARNQKTIEILSTDAEGRLLLADALDYASDFKHDYIIDFATLTGGAPIALGELYAALLVNDEQLGKKLLASAKATEEYMWKLPLEQKYLKTIQTGPADLMNAGGSRAQTITAGLFLSQFVKDKKWAHLDIAACSDTDKDSLLCPKGGTGALVQSFVHFLHSFSGK
- a CDS encoding dTMP kinase, with amino-acid sequence MRGLFISFEGIEGSGKSTQIALVAEYLKEKKKNFVLTREPGGTSIGNEIRSILLKPEHKNMHPITELLLYEASRCQHIAEVIEPALFEGKIVLCDRYADATTAYQGAARKLKSETIENMHQAATDGLMPQLTFLFDFDAKMGLTRARIRNKQEANANEGRFEDEQLQFHEAVRSAYLQIAKNEPERVKIIDASGSPEKVFEQVKKILDTFFTSKKK
- the holB gene encoding DNA polymerase III subunit delta', which translates into the protein MWEEIKGHQIQKRLLKKAIAEKKLAYAYLFSGHKGVGKTLMATQFATALLTDEMHETQAERISKRIQENQHPDFFQLEAEKESIKIGQVRNLTSKLQYHPLESTRKVVIIKQAELLTESAANALLKTLEEPPPQTHFILITNLPYKVLATIRSRCQHIRFSPLGESLVSKYLQKEKNIEAETADQLAKISQGSIGTAKELDPRFIRSVIERFQALSDKGSAADIIALSEEWARDEQTGLILELLASWYRDLLYYQQTQDEHGLIYKEAKAAHVSNDYADKSLHSIMETRKLLHTTANKQLLFEQLLFTLKG
- a CDS encoding stage 0 sporulation protein → MSAMTTQTNRCTQLWKQENCSTPLQINSCCSSSCCLRLKDSMETSSQEQQASKPAETKHFVGIQFHSAGEIVVCSAKEFEFKQGEQVLIQSQQGKKLGTVIKASYDKAPQQEEIPQILHVATKEDIAHDRALKEKALEYLAVCEQKVKERKLPMKLTLAEIVENGRKAMFTFFAEDRVDFRALVKDLATSLRLRIEMKQIGARDEAKYKGCLGACGQVSTCCSTFLRSFKSISIGMAKNQGLSPNPAKLTGMCGRLKCCLAYENEQYKENRKGLFKISSVVSTPKGSGTIFNIDILKRTYSVRLDEGGEDIFSANDCSKLEGAKQIARERVMSQRQSEEKKKGELQRERQEKFEKRIEEKKRKISSKPSAPRNNQKQGPKRNNRQKPHAKTPAPPKENKS